CCGGTCTTCGTTATGCCCATGCTGAAACCTATCTGCGCACGGTCATGGCCGGGCTGCCGCTCGGCATGGTGAGCTGCGACGACGTTTCATCCCGGCTCGAGGGCAAGCTGCCGGTGCCGGGACTGGTCGTCGTGGCGGAACGGCTTGGCTGAGCCGCACGATGAAAGCGCGGGGGATCGGCGCATCGCCGATTGACGCTGGCCGTTCGCGGGGCCACAGCATCGCTCCATGAACTATCGTCACGCCTACCATGCCGGCAACCCGGCCGATGTGATCAAGCACGCCGTGCTGGCCTTCATGATCGACTACCTCATGCAGAAGCAGGCACCGATCCGGGTCATCGACACCCATGCCGGCATCGGCCGCTATGACCTGACCTCGGATGCTGCCGAACGCACCGGCGAATGGGTCGAGGGCATTGGCCGGCTGTGGGGGCAGGCCATTCCGGATGATCTGGAGGCCTTGCTCGGGCCTTATCTCGATCTGGTGGCAAGGCTCAATCCGGACGGACGGCTGCGCTTCTATCCCGGCAGTCCCGAGATTGCCCGGCTGATGACCCGGCCGACCGACGGCATCACCTGTTGCGAACTGCATCCGGAGGACGGCGCTTCGCTTGCCGGCCTCTATGCCCGCGAAAAGCGCATCAAGGTGATCAATCTCGACGGCTGGCTGGCGCCCAAGGCCTTTCTGCCGCCAAAGGAGAAGCGCGGGCTGGTGCTGATCGATCCGCCCTTCGAGGAGCGCGGCGACTATGACCGTCTGGTCGAAGCGCTCGATGCCGGCCACAAGCGCTGGGCCGGCGGCGTCTTCCTCTTGTGGTATCCGGTCAAGGACGCCGCCGAGGTCAGGCGCTTCCATCGGATGATCGGTGATCTCGCCATTCCGAAATGTGTGACGATCGAGGCGACCTGGCGCGCCGTCGACGGCGAGCGCCTGTCCGGCGCCGGCCTCGTCACCGTCAATGCGCCGTACACGCTGGCGCCCACCTGCCGGGCGGCGTCCCGTCTCTTGTGGGACGCGCTGCGCGTCCCGAACGGCCGGATGACCGTGACCGGCGACGTCGACTGATACAGCTTTACGGGTCGGTGCGCAGGTTCATCTGTTTCGCCGTATCGACGACGAACAGGGCGAGCGCAGCTCCGACCGCGAGGCCGATGGCAACGATGGCGAGATCGGCAAGGACAAGTTCGATCATGACAAACCCCTGAAGGCTCGGGTGACGGTCGTCATCCGCGGCTTCGGCCGTCGGGGATTCGCTGCGGCTTACGACAGGGGCATGGTTCCGTGATTTGTGCGTCGCAGCAATGCTGCTTTCGGACTGCTGCAATGCAACATTGCGATGCCTACCGATGCGTTTGCCCATCGCCCCCGGCGGCCAAGGCCTGGAGCGCCTTCCTGAAGTTTGGATGTAACAGATTAACAGACAGTTCACCTTTCAAGCGCTGGTTCGACACGCGTTTGCACTCGCCGTAGAAGCTCAGGCCCATCGGCGAGAGACCAGCCTGATCGATCGGAATATCCGGCGGCACCGGCAGGCCGATGAGTTCGGCGGCATAGCTGACCACGTCCTGGGCCGGCGCCGGTTCGTCATCGGTGACGTTGACGATGCCGTCATAACGCTTGGCGAAGGCCGCCAGCACCGCCGCCGCGATGTCGTCGACATGGATGCGGTTGAACACCTGGCCCGGCTTGATGATGCGCCGCGCGGTGCCGCGTCGCAGATTGACCAGCGCATTGTTGCCGGGCCCGTAGATGCCGGCGAGCCTGAGGATGGCGACCGGCACGCCTTGCGCCGTGCCGAAGGCGGCCCAGGCTGCTTCCGCCTCCAGCCGTTCGACGCTGCGCGGGCTGACCGGCTTTGGCGGCGTGGTCTCGTCGACCCAGCCACCCTGGTGGTCGCCATAGACGCCGACGGTGGAGAGATAGACGATCGCCCTGGGCTTTCGCGCGGCAAGCACAGCTTGGCAAACCTTCAGGACGGGGTCGCCGGTTTCATCCGGCGGTGCGGAAACCAGGACATCGTCGGCCTCGGCAATGGCGGCGGCGAGCTCCGGCGAAAGGCTTGACCCGTCGAATGGCCGGACGGTCACCGGGCGGCCTTCGACGCCTTGCGCGCTGAGCGTCCCGGCACGCTCGGGCGACCGGACGGTGGCGACGATGCGCCGATAGCGCTCGCCGGCGGCGCCGACGGTGGCGACCGAGGAATAGCCGAGGCCGAAGATCAGCAATGTCGTCATGAAGCCCATTCCAGCAGCACGTCGGGATCGGTTTCGGCGCCGCGGTCGAGGGCCGCGAGCCGCGCCGGTGCAAGCTCGCGCAAGGCCCAGACAGCGGCACCGCGCACCAGGGCCGAGGCGTCGGCCATCAGGCTTTCGGCCTCCGCCGCCAGCTCTACGTCGCCGCTATTGCCGATGGCGATCAGCACGTTGCGAATGAACCGGTCGCGGCCGATGCGCTTGACCGGGCTTTTCGAGAACAGCGCACGAAAGCCCGGATCGTCGAGCCGGGCGAGATCGGCGAGCGCCGGCCGGCGCAGCCCGTCGCGGGCGGCGAGCTTCAGTTCATGGCCCTGTTTGGCGAACTTGTTCCACGGACAGACGGCCAGGCAATCGTCGCAGCCATAGATCCGGTTGCCCATGGCCTTGCGGAATTCGCGCGGGATCGGCCCCTTGTTCTCGATGGTGAGATAGCTGATGCAACGGCGCGCATCGAGCCGATAGGGCGCCGGAAAGGCCGATGTCGGGCAGACATCGAGGCAGGCGCGGCACGAGCCGCAGCGGTCATGCTCCGGTTCGTCGACGTCGATCTCGAGCGTCGTCATGACCGAGCCGAGGAACAGCCAGGAACCGAAATCGCGCGAAACGAGATTGGTGTGCTTGCCCTGCCAGCCGAGGCCGGCGGCGGCGGCCAGCGGCTTTTCCATCAAGGGGGCGGTGTCGACGAAGACCTTCAGCTCGCAGCCAGTCTCGTCGCCGAGCCAGCGCCCGAGGGCCTTCAGCCGGCTCTTGACCAGGTCATGATAGTCGTCGCCCCGGGCATAGACCGACAGGAGGCCAGAGCTGCGATCGGCAAGCCCGTCCAGCGGGTTCTCGTCCGGTCCGTAGTTGAGGCCCAGCATGATGACGCTCCTGGCCGCCGGCCAGAGCACGCCCGGATCGGCACGCCGTTCCACGGTCTCTTCCATCCACGCCATGGCACCGTGGAACCCCTCGGCAATGGCCTCGGCCAGGCGCGGGGCTGCTTCGGGGATCGCGTCGGGCCGGGTGAAGCCGATCGCGGTGAAGCCCTGCAGGCGGGCCTGATCGGTGATCGCCTGGCGGAGCGCTGGCGGGTCGTTCAGAAGTCGAGATCGGCGTAGGTCGCGCTCGCGGGCGTGCCGACCACCCGATCCGCCAGCAGCGGCCGGAATGCCGGGCGCGATTTCACCCGCGCATACCAATCCTTGGCTGTCTCGTCGTCGTTCCACGGTACTTCGCCCAGATAGTCGGCGACCGACAGGTGGGCGGCCGCGACGAGATCGGCGTAACTCAATTCGGGCCCCGCGAGCCAGTCATTCCGCGCGGCGAGCCAGCCGATATAACGAATATGATAACGGATATTGGCGCGTGCCGCGCGCAGGGCATTGGTATCCGGCGCGCCGCCGCCATGTTCGGGCGCCATGAACCGCTTGTCGATCTTTTCGGCGACCAGCGGGCCAGACACCTCTTCGAAGAACTTGACGTTGAACCAATGGATCAGGCGCCTGACCTCGACCCTGGCGATCGCGCCTTGCGGCATCAGCCGGCGATCGGTCTCGGGCCGGTCGAGCTCGTCGAAATAGGCGGCAATGATCTCCGAGCCCGGAATGGCGAGCCCGCTGCCCACCGTCAGGATCGGCGTCGTGCCCTCGGGATTGAGCCGGAGAAACTCCTCGCGCCGCTCCCAGGGCCTTTCTTCGATGAGTTCCACCTCGACCCCGCGCTCGGCCAGAATCAGCCTGACGAAGCGCGAATGAGGACAGAAGAATCGATGGTGCAATTGCATTCGATCAAACCTGGACGGTCCGCAATCGACGGACCCGATGTGGTTTTTCGATGACATATGGTTCGGAAGTGGGGTGCATAGCCTCCCCGCGCCGGCGAAACAACCTCGGGATTTGCATGATGAGTTTAACGCCGTGTCATGCTTAACCGTTCATGAAGGCGGTTGCGCTATGAACCCGCCGGTGCGGCATTGCTCATTCGGAGAGAACCATGGACATCGCCAATCTCGCCAAGGCGCTGATCCTCGGCCTCGTCGAGGGCGGCACCGAGTTCATTCCCGTCTCGTCCACCGGCCACCTGATTCTCCTCGGCCATTTCCTCGGCTTCCTGTCGACTGGCAAGACCTTCGAGGTGCTGATCCAGCTTGGCGCCATCCTGGCCATCCTGCTGGTCTATTTCACCCGGCTGCTGGGTGTCGTCCTGTGCCTGCCGACCGATGCCTGGGCGCGTCGCTTCGTCGTCTCGGTGCTGGTCGCCTTCCTGCCGGCGGCGGCGCTGGGCGCGGTCCTGCACAGCACCATCAAGTCGCTGTTCGAGCGCCCGGACCTCGTCTGCGTGGCGCTGATCCTCGGCGGCGTGGTCCTGCTGTTCGTCGACCGGCTCAAGCTCGAGCCGACCGAGGACAACGCCTTCCGCTTCTCGCCCATGCTGGCGCTCAAAATCGGCCTTTGCCAGTGTGCGGCGCTGTTTCCCGGGGTTTCGCGGTCGGGTGCCACCATTGTCGGCGCGCTCCTGCTCGGCACCACCAAGCGCGCGGCGGCCGAGTTTTCGTTCTTTCTCGCCATGCCGACCATGGCGGGGGCCTTCGCTTATGATCTCTACAAGAACTACAAGCTGCTCGACTTTTCCGACGTGACCACGATTGGCCTCGGTTTCGTCGCCGCCTTCGTTTCCGGCCTGATCGTGGTGCGCTTCCTGCTCGACTATGTCAGCCGCCACGGCTTCGCGCTCTTCGCCTGGTGGCGGATCACTGTCGGCACGGTCGGCCTGATCGGGCTTTTCGCTTTCCGCTGAAGCCCGGCTCTATCGGCCTTATTGCGCCTGTTCGGTGAACTGGCCATGGCGCCGGAAGCGCCAGAGATAGCTCGGCGCGATCGCCTCGATCGATTTCGGCCCGATGCCCAGGCCCTCGAGGGTGCGGCCGTCGGCGCTCGCGCCCGCACTCACCACGCTATCGGACTTCAAGAGCTTGACCTGGTCGGGGGTCAGCGGCGCGCCCGGCACATATTGCAGGAACTTCGCCTGGAATGCGGCAAGTCCGAAGGGCAGCGACATCAGGAGACGCTTGCGGCCGATCGTCTCCAGGACGAATTCGACCACCTCCTTGAATGTCTTCACCGCCGGGCCGCCGAGTTCGTAAACCGTTCCGGCCGTGGTCTTGCCGTCGATCGCGGCCATCACCGCGTCGGCGACGTCGCCAACGAAGACCGGCTGGAACCGGGTCGTGCCGCCGCCGATCAGCGGCAGCACCGGCAGCATGCGCGCCATGGCGGCCAGGCGGTTGAAGAAATCGTCCTCCGGCCCGAATATGACCGACGGACGCAGGATCACCGCGCCGGGCTGCTGGCGCAGCACGCCGGCTTCGCCGGCGGCCTTCGAGCGTGCGTAGAGCGCTTCGCCCTCGGCATCGGCGCCGATCGCCGAAACATGGATCAGCTTCGCGCCGGCCTCGGCCGCGGCCCGGGCGACCGTCTCGGCGCCGCGCGCCTGCACGGCATCGAATTTCTGGCGGCCGGTTTCATGCATGATGCCGACGCAGTTGATCACGATTTCCGCGCCTTCGGCGGCATGGCGTACCGAGTCCGGATAACGCAGATTGGCCTGGACCGCATTGATCTGGCCGACTGCGCCGAGCGGCTGCAGATGGCCGGCCAGGTCGGGCCGGCGGACCGCGACGCGCACGCGGAAGCCGCGCCGGGCCAGCGCTCTCACCACATGCCGTCCGACGAAACCCGAACCGCCGTAAACCGTCACGAGCCGGTCGAAGGTCTGCATCTCGTGCCTCTTTGAAATCGCATCTCGAATGCCGGGTGATTAGTCCATTTCAAAAGAGCCGTACAGAGCGACCTCAGCATGAAGGGGTGCCGATGCGTCCGCTGCTTAGAGCGCCGGACCGCGCCGCGCTGCTCCGGACGCGAGGAAGACCGTCAGCGCGATGAGCGCCGTGGCGCTGACGGCGATCGCCAGGGGCCAGGCGCTGTCGCCGAGCCCATGGCCGACCAGGATGCCGGTGGCGGCGCCCGAGGTCATCTGGATGAAACCGGCCAGCGACGAGGCGGCGCCGGCCTTGTCGGGGAACGGTTTCATCGCGCCGGCCAGCGTCTGCGGCATGGTCAGCCCGAAGCCGCAGGTATAGATCGCCATCGGCACCAGGATGCCGGCCGGGCCGAGCCCGCCGACCAAAAGCGCAGCGGCCATGGCGAGGCCGCCGAGCGCCAGCAGGCTGACGCCGGCGCGGATCGTCCAGCTTTCGCCCTTGCGCACCACCAGCCGGGTGCCGCCGAGACTGCCGGAGACGAAACCGACGCCGCAACTGGCGAAGGCGGCACCGGCTGCGACCGGGCCAAGGCCATAGACCCCCTGCAGCACGAAAGAGGAGGCTGAAATGAAAGCGAACAGCCCGGAATAACCGGCTGCGAAGATCGCGGTATTGGCGATGAAGGTGTGGTTGCGGATGATCTGGCCGAAGGTCCT
This portion of the Phreatobacter stygius genome encodes:
- a CDS encoding 23S rRNA (adenine(2030)-N(6))-methyltransferase RlmJ; its protein translation is MNYRHAYHAGNPADVIKHAVLAFMIDYLMQKQAPIRVIDTHAGIGRYDLTSDAAERTGEWVEGIGRLWGQAIPDDLEALLGPYLDLVARLNPDGRLRFYPGSPEIARLMTRPTDGITCCELHPEDGASLAGLYAREKRIKVINLDGWLAPKAFLPPKEKRGLVLIDPPFEERGDYDRLVEALDAGHKRWAGGVFLLWYPVKDAAEVRRFHRMIGDLAIPKCVTIEATWRAVDGERLSGAGLVTVNAPYTLAPTCRAASRLLWDALRVPNGRMTVTGDVD
- a CDS encoding SDR family oxidoreductase; amino-acid sequence: MTTLLIFGLGYSSVATVGAAGERYRRIVATVRSPERAGTLSAQGVEGRPVTVRPFDGSSLSPELAAAIAEADDVLVSAPPDETGDPVLKVCQAVLAARKPRAIVYLSTVGVYGDHQGGWVDETTPPKPVSPRSVERLEAEAAWAAFGTAQGVPVAILRLAGIYGPGNNALVNLRRGTARRIIKPGQVFNRIHVDDIAAAVLAAFAKRYDGIVNVTDDEPAPAQDVVSYAAELIGLPVPPDIPIDQAGLSPMGLSFYGECKRVSNQRLKGELSVNLLHPNFRKALQALAAGGDGQTHR
- the queG gene encoding tRNA epoxyqueuosine(34) reductase QueG, whose protein sequence is MVCAGEIAPGIPAAAGGSGGRHARERDLRRSRLLNDPPALRQAITDQARLQGFTAIGFTRPDAIPEAAPRLAEAIAEGFHGAMAWMEETVERRADPGVLWPAARSVIMLGLNYGPDENPLDGLADRSSGLLSVYARGDDYHDLVKSRLKALGRWLGDETGCELKVFVDTAPLMEKPLAAAAGLGWQGKHTNLVSRDFGSWLFLGSVMTTLEIDVDEPEHDRCGSCRACLDVCPTSAFPAPYRLDARRCISYLTIENKGPIPREFRKAMGNRIYGCDDCLAVCPWNKFAKQGHELKLAARDGLRRPALADLARLDDPGFRALFSKSPVKRIGRDRFIRNVLIAIGNSGDVELAAEAESLMADASALVRGAAVWALRELAPARLAALDRGAETDPDVLLEWAS
- a CDS encoding glutathione S-transferase family protein, whose protein sequence is MQLHHRFFCPHSRFVRLILAERGVEVELIEERPWERREEFLRLNPEGTTPILTVGSGLAIPGSEIIAAYFDELDRPETDRRLMPQGAIARVEVRRLIHWFNVKFFEEVSGPLVAEKIDKRFMAPEHGGGAPDTNALRAARANIRYHIRYIGWLAARNDWLAGPELSYADLVAAAHLSVADYLGEVPWNDDETAKDWYARVKSRPAFRPLLADRVVGTPASATYADLDF
- a CDS encoding undecaprenyl-diphosphate phosphatase, with the translated sequence MDIANLAKALILGLVEGGTEFIPVSSTGHLILLGHFLGFLSTGKTFEVLIQLGAILAILLVYFTRLLGVVLCLPTDAWARRFVVSVLVAFLPAAALGAVLHSTIKSLFERPDLVCVALILGGVVLLFVDRLKLEPTEDNAFRFSPMLALKIGLCQCAALFPGVSRSGATIVGALLLGTTKRAAAEFSFFLAMPTMAGAFAYDLYKNYKLLDFSDVTTIGLGFVAAFVSGLIVVRFLLDYVSRHGFALFAWWRITVGTVGLIGLFAFR
- a CDS encoding complex I NDUFA9 subunit family protein, with translation MQTFDRLVTVYGGSGFVGRHVVRALARRGFRVRVAVRRPDLAGHLQPLGAVGQINAVQANLRYPDSVRHAAEGAEIVINCVGIMHETGRQKFDAVQARGAETVARAAAEAGAKLIHVSAIGADAEGEALYARSKAAGEAGVLRQQPGAVILRPSVIFGPEDDFFNRLAAMARMLPVLPLIGGGTTRFQPVFVGDVADAVMAAIDGKTTAGTVYELGGPAVKTFKEVVEFVLETIGRKRLLMSLPFGLAAFQAKFLQYVPGAPLTPDQVKLLKSDSVVSAGASADGRTLEGLGIGPKSIEAIAPSYLWRFRRHGQFTEQAQ